The following are encoded together in the Nocardioides sp. Arc9.136 genome:
- a CDS encoding class I SAM-dependent methyltransferase, with the protein MSEQDPMVDEFDTVAAWTVAAVEELGADHALPAACRGSGSPAALDWLADAIGVGAGSRLLDSGAGVGGPAAYVARERDAVPVLAEPMTGACWAARQLFDAPVVAADGLALPFPDASFDCAWSLGVLCTVEDKPAHLAELRRAVVPGGGVGLLVYMRTVDVLPTQPEGNHFPDHDELLAAVAAAGLVLVDEARLADLPGAPEDWQAAADAVDATVERAHRDDPRWARAQAQQEEIADLIGRELVVGVLVACRAG; encoded by the coding sequence ATGAGCGAGCAGGACCCCATGGTCGACGAGTTCGACACGGTGGCGGCGTGGACGGTCGCCGCGGTCGAGGAGCTCGGCGCGGACCACGCCCTCCCGGCCGCGTGCCGGGGCAGCGGCAGCCCCGCCGCGCTCGACTGGCTCGCCGACGCGATCGGGGTGGGTGCCGGCTCGCGGCTGCTCGACTCCGGCGCGGGGGTCGGCGGCCCGGCGGCGTACGTCGCGCGCGAGCGGGACGCCGTGCCGGTGCTGGCCGAGCCGATGACCGGTGCCTGCTGGGCGGCCCGGCAGCTCTTCGACGCGCCGGTCGTCGCGGCCGACGGGCTGGCGCTGCCGTTCCCCGACGCGTCGTTCGACTGCGCCTGGTCGCTCGGCGTGCTGTGCACCGTCGAGGACAAGCCGGCCCACCTCGCCGAGCTGCGGCGGGCCGTCGTGCCCGGGGGCGGCGTGGGGCTGCTGGTCTACATGCGGACCGTCGACGTCCTGCCGACCCAGCCCGAGGGCAACCACTTCCCCGACCACGACGAGCTGCTCGCCGCGGTCGCCGCCGCCGGCCTCGTGCTCGTCGACGAGGCCCGGCTCGCCGACCTCCCCGGCGCGCCGGAGGACTGGCAGGCCGCCGCCGACGCCGTCGACGCGACGGTCGAGCGGGCCCACCGCGACGACCCCCGCTGGGCCCGCGCCCAGGCGCAGCAGGAGGAGATCGCCGACCTGATCGGCCGCGAGCTGGTGGTCGGCGTGCTGGTCGCCTGCCGCGCCGGCTGA
- a CDS encoding FdrA family protein, with amino-acid sequence MTVEHVEIRPGAYADSVALLQVSRDVAATPGVAAAQVAMATDLNLEVLAGMGFTLPPASLNDMVVALRLDDEAALPAALAAVDAALAAARKGSTSGDTTVAAPRTTGSALRRAGGGLALVSVPGASALVEAMDALDAGSDVMVFSDNVPVEQELAMKQIARSRGLLVMGPDCGTAVVGGVGLGFANTTEPGRVGIVAASGTGCQQVLALLDRAGVGVSAALGVGGRDLSTAIGGISTMTALDRLDADPSIEQVIVVSKPPAPEVAAAVEEYAAGLGTPVRFALLGGDQPDITTQVEGLLADLGVAVPEWPTWGTPATATGGSALRGLFVGGTLCDEAMLLAAQSLGPVRSNIPLSPELALGSDLTADGHLMIDFGDDGLTRGRAHPMIDPTLRLDHLAKVAQDPETAVILLDVVLGHGAQADPAADLAPAIAAARGVREVPVVVACVGTSADPQGLERQAEALAAAGAEVHLSNAAATRRAVALVSGGTL; translated from the coding sequence ATGACAGTCGAGCACGTCGAGATCCGCCCCGGCGCGTACGCCGACAGCGTGGCCCTGCTGCAGGTCAGCCGCGACGTCGCCGCCACGCCCGGGGTCGCCGCGGCCCAGGTCGCGATGGCGACCGACCTCAACCTGGAGGTGCTCGCCGGCATGGGCTTCACGCTCCCGCCGGCCTCCCTTAACGACATGGTCGTCGCGCTCCGGCTCGACGACGAGGCCGCGCTGCCCGCGGCGCTGGCCGCGGTCGACGCCGCGCTGGCCGCCGCCCGGAAGGGCTCGACCTCGGGCGACACCACCGTCGCGGCGCCGCGCACCACCGGCTCGGCGCTGCGCCGCGCCGGCGGCGGCCTCGCGCTGGTCTCGGTGCCCGGCGCCTCCGCGCTGGTCGAGGCGATGGACGCCCTGGACGCCGGCTCCGACGTCATGGTCTTCAGCGACAACGTCCCGGTCGAGCAGGAGCTCGCCATGAAGCAGATCGCGCGCAGCCGCGGCCTGCTCGTGATGGGTCCCGACTGCGGCACGGCCGTCGTTGGCGGCGTCGGCCTCGGCTTCGCCAACACCACCGAGCCCGGTCGCGTCGGCATCGTGGCCGCCTCCGGCACCGGCTGCCAGCAGGTCCTCGCGCTCCTCGACCGCGCGGGGGTCGGCGTCTCCGCCGCGCTCGGCGTCGGCGGCCGCGACCTGTCCACCGCGATCGGCGGCATCTCCACGATGACCGCGCTCGACCGTCTCGACGCCGATCCCTCGATCGAGCAGGTCATCGTCGTCTCCAAGCCGCCGGCCCCCGAGGTCGCCGCCGCGGTGGAGGAGTACGCCGCGGGGCTGGGCACGCCGGTCCGGTTCGCGCTGCTCGGCGGCGACCAGCCCGACATCACCACCCAGGTCGAGGGCCTGCTCGCCGACCTCGGCGTGGCCGTCCCCGAGTGGCCGACCTGGGGCACGCCCGCCACCGCCACCGGCGGGTCCGCCCTGCGCGGCCTGTTCGTCGGCGGCACCCTGTGCGACGAGGCGATGCTCCTCGCCGCCCAGTCGCTCGGGCCGGTCCGCAGCAACATCCCGCTCTCCCCCGAGCTGGCCCTCGGGTCCGACCTCACCGCCGACGGTCACCTGATGATCGACTTCGGCGACGACGGGCTCACCCGCGGCCGCGCGCACCCGATGATCGACCCGACCCTGCGGCTCGACCACCTGGCGAAGGTCGCCCAGGACCCCGAGACCGCCGTGATCCTGCTCGACGTGGTCCTCGGCCACGGCGCCCAGGCCGACCCCGCCGCCGACCTGGCCCCCGCCATCGCCGCCGCGCGCGGCGTCCGCGAGGTGCCGGTGGTCGTCGCCTGCGTCGGCACGTCCGCCGACCCCCAGGGCCTCGAGCGCCAGGCCGAGGCACTCGCCGCCGCCGGCGCGGAGGTCCACCTGTCCAACGCCGCAGCCACCCGCCGGGCGGTTGCTCTCGTCTCCGGAGGGACGCTGTGA
- a CDS encoding DUF2877 domain-containing protein produces the protein MPLPASSPTRVAGAGTAALRRRLQDSPGRGQVVHAGAQAVYVLLGDRVVGVAARGAVHVPATIATALTHLPAVEVGAPAEVAEGVLHVAGLAVSVDRLVAGDVPHLPADAGARLAATLPDLSPARDQLPAAALAALAAGDGAAVLDLLGRGDGLTPVGDDVVAGWLVAARGLERDRDAVADAVRRHAHRTTALSATLLVDAIEGGCIPEFRALLLALAARGDAASPSGVAAAASRLAAVGHTSGAGMLLGATLALGT, from the coding sequence GTGCCACTGCCCGCCTCGTCCCCCACCCGCGTCGCGGGCGCCGGGACCGCCGCGCTGCGGCGTCGGCTGCAGGACTCGCCGGGCCGGGGCCAGGTGGTGCACGCCGGGGCGCAGGCGGTCTACGTGCTCCTCGGCGACCGGGTCGTCGGCGTCGCCGCGCGCGGCGCCGTGCACGTCCCGGCCACCATCGCCACCGCGCTGACCCACCTGCCCGCCGTCGAGGTGGGCGCCCCCGCCGAGGTGGCCGAGGGCGTGCTGCACGTGGCGGGACTGGCGGTCTCGGTCGACCGGCTGGTCGCCGGCGACGTGCCCCACCTGCCGGCCGACGCCGGTGCCCGGCTGGCCGCGACCCTCCCCGACCTCTCGCCCGCTCGCGACCAGCTGCCCGCCGCGGCGCTGGCCGCGCTCGCCGCCGGTGACGGCGCGGCGGTCCTGGACCTGCTCGGTCGCGGCGACGGGCTCACCCCCGTCGGGGACGACGTGGTCGCGGGCTGGCTGGTGGCCGCACGCGGCCTGGAGCGCGACCGCGACGCGGTCGCCGACGCCGTACGCCGGCACGCCCACCGCACCACCGCTCTGTCGGCCACGCTGCTGGTCGACGCGATCGAGGGCGGGTGCATCCCGGAGTTCCGGGCGCTGCTGCTCGCGCTCGCCGCCCGCGGCGACGCGGCCTCCCCGTCGGGGGTGGCCGCCGCAGCCTCGCGGCTGGCCGCCGTCGGTCACACCTCCGGCGCCGGGATGCTCCTGGGCGCCACCCTCGCGCTCGGCACCTGA
- a CDS encoding CdaR family transcriptional regulator, translating into MVSIANSGPEPTQELITTAGEAASDVPGDLPGDVPRDEPLDVDDLAEALAQQVLANADLGAVVDAIRAALRADVAVTTTDGRERVTRLSEMTQASLVKGDLVDPTGRLRVERIGAEDTVLLDGSRVHRLPVATPSQPLGHLVVVAGRELDDSETVALRRAATAVALSISREQAVSAVENKYRGDFLRDVLLGRAGSEEFVREHVVGFGWELGGPSIVLVAQLDPQPAGEPAGTVEEQRQWQERFADAWRQVVGAVSKSVPVADFGSEVVTVLRSPGIQAGAQAGNEPGSDLVMRLVRAVAGDKGGGRRPFSVGVGRVTSDVRGLPESYAQAYRAVAVGRRVRGGGTTTWFDELGLHRLIAMVPDDAELRAFASDVLGELAGQTEEAAALRETLQVLLSTNFNVAEAARVQFFHYNTIRYRVTKLERLLGPITSDHNLRLDVAVALKVLEVVGG; encoded by the coding sequence ATGGTGAGCATTGCCAACTCCGGCCCCGAGCCGACGCAAGAGTTGATAACGACGGCGGGCGAGGCTGCGTCCGACGTGCCCGGCGACCTGCCCGGCGACGTGCCCCGCGACGAGCCCCTCGACGTGGACGACCTGGCCGAGGCGCTGGCCCAGCAGGTGCTCGCCAACGCCGACCTCGGCGCGGTCGTCGACGCCATCCGCGCCGCGCTCCGCGCGGACGTCGCCGTCACCACGACCGACGGCCGCGAGCGGGTCACCCGGCTCTCGGAGATGACCCAGGCCAGCCTCGTCAAGGGCGACCTCGTCGACCCGACGGGGCGCCTGCGCGTGGAGCGGATCGGCGCGGAGGATACCGTGCTGCTCGACGGCTCGCGGGTGCACCGGCTCCCCGTGGCGACCCCGTCCCAGCCGCTCGGCCACCTGGTGGTCGTCGCCGGCCGCGAGCTGGACGACTCCGAGACGGTCGCCCTGCGGCGGGCCGCCACCGCCGTCGCCCTCTCGATCAGCCGGGAGCAGGCGGTCTCGGCGGTGGAGAACAAGTACCGCGGCGACTTCCTGCGCGACGTGCTGCTCGGCCGGGCGGGCTCGGAGGAGTTCGTCCGCGAGCACGTCGTGGGCTTCGGGTGGGAGCTCGGCGGGCCCTCGATCGTGCTGGTCGCCCAGCTGGACCCGCAGCCGGCCGGCGAGCCCGCGGGCACCGTGGAGGAGCAGCGCCAGTGGCAGGAGCGCTTCGCCGACGCCTGGCGCCAGGTGGTCGGCGCGGTCTCCAAGTCCGTCCCGGTCGCCGACTTCGGCTCCGAGGTGGTGACGGTGCTCCGGTCCCCGGGGATCCAGGCGGGCGCCCAGGCGGGCAACGAGCCGGGCTCGGACCTGGTCATGCGCCTGGTGCGCGCGGTCGCCGGCGACAAGGGCGGCGGCCGGCGTCCGTTCTCGGTCGGGGTCGGCCGGGTGACATCCGACGTGCGCGGGCTGCCCGAGAGCTACGCCCAGGCCTACCGCGCCGTGGCCGTCGGCCGGCGCGTGCGCGGGGGCGGCACGACGACCTGGTTCGACGAGCTCGGCCTGCACCGGCTGATCGCGATGGTGCCCGACGACGCCGAGCTGCGGGCCTTCGCCAGCGACGTGCTCGGCGAGCTGGCCGGGCAGACCGAGGAGGCGGCCGCGCTGCGCGAGACGCTGCAGGTGCTGCTCTCCACGAACTTCAACGTCGCGGAGGCCGCGCGCGTGCAGTTCTTCCACTACAACACCATCCGCTACCGCGTCACCAAGCTCGAGCGGCTGCTCGGCCCGATCACCTCCGACCACAACCTGCGCCTCGACGTCGCGGTGGCCCTGAAGGTGCTCGAGGTCGTCGGCGGCTGA
- a CDS encoding DUF1116 domain-containing protein: protein MNQPANATIPNQAPAAVAAVGADMFAAAVEAQAVPVERVDWKPPMEGTVDDLATVAADPLRRDANALAVSRMLDVQAMLVGVAPASELLGLEKGQFLHAGPPIEWARTAGPLRGALMGAAAFEGLVEDPEDAVALFESGTEVTLEPCHHRSAVGPMAGVVSPSMWMFVLEDPATGRRTYCSLNEGLGKVLRYGAYSAEVLERLRWMRDSLGPLLAEAVEAAGPIDATAILGQMLQMGDEAHNRNRAGTLMLLRDLAPHLVRSSRPAEDVAQALAFVGGNDHFFLNVAMPACKLALDAGRDIEGSTMVVAMARNGTDFGIQVSGTGDQWFTGPAQLADGLFLGDYGPEDANPDIGDSAITETAGIGGFAMAAAPAIVRFVGGTVPDALATSRRMREITIGENNRWPIPVLDFAGAATGIDVSAVCRTGILPQINTGMAGRVAGVGQVGAGLVTPPASIFPAALAALAERTRSRGAGA, encoded by the coding sequence GTGAACCAGCCCGCGAACGCCACCATCCCCAACCAGGCTCCCGCCGCCGTCGCGGCCGTGGGCGCCGACATGTTCGCCGCTGCCGTCGAGGCCCAGGCCGTACCGGTCGAGCGCGTCGACTGGAAGCCGCCGATGGAGGGCACGGTCGACGACCTCGCCACCGTGGCCGCCGACCCGCTGCGCCGCGACGCCAACGCCCTCGCCGTCTCCCGGATGCTCGACGTCCAGGCGATGCTCGTCGGCGTCGCCCCGGCCTCGGAGCTCCTCGGCCTGGAGAAGGGCCAGTTCCTGCACGCCGGCCCGCCGATCGAGTGGGCCCGCACCGCCGGGCCGCTGCGCGGCGCGCTCATGGGCGCGGCCGCGTTCGAGGGCCTGGTCGAGGACCCCGAGGACGCCGTCGCGCTCTTCGAGTCCGGCACCGAGGTGACCCTCGAGCCGTGCCACCACCGCAGCGCGGTGGGCCCGATGGCCGGCGTCGTCTCCCCGTCGATGTGGATGTTCGTCCTCGAGGACCCGGCCACCGGCCGGCGCACCTACTGCTCGCTCAACGAGGGCCTGGGCAAGGTGCTGCGGTACGGCGCCTACTCGGCCGAGGTGCTCGAGCGGCTGCGCTGGATGCGCGACTCGCTGGGCCCGCTGCTCGCCGAGGCCGTCGAGGCGGCCGGCCCGATCGACGCCACCGCGATCCTCGGCCAGATGCTGCAGATGGGCGACGAGGCGCACAACCGCAACCGCGCCGGCACCCTGATGCTGCTCCGCGACCTCGCGCCGCACCTGGTCCGCTCCTCGCGGCCGGCCGAGGACGTCGCCCAGGCGCTGGCCTTCGTCGGCGGCAACGACCACTTCTTCCTCAACGTCGCGATGCCGGCGTGCAAGCTCGCGCTCGACGCCGGCCGCGACATCGAGGGCAGCACGATGGTCGTGGCGATGGCCCGCAACGGCACCGACTTCGGCATCCAGGTCTCCGGCACCGGCGACCAGTGGTTCACCGGCCCCGCACAGCTCGCCGACGGCCTCTTCCTCGGCGACTACGGGCCGGAGGACGCCAACCCCGACATCGGCGACTCCGCGATCACCGAGACCGCCGGCATCGGCGGCTTCGCGATGGCGGCCGCGCCGGCGATCGTCCGGTTCGTCGGCGGCACCGTCCCCGACGCGCTGGCCACCAGCCGCCGGATGCGCGAGATCACCATCGGCGAGAACAACCGCTGGCCGATCCCCGTGCTCGACTTCGCGGGCGCCGCCACCGGCATCGACGTCTCCGCCGTGTGCCGCACCGGCATCCTGCCGCAGATCAACACCGGCATGGCCGGCCGCGTCGCCGGCGTCGGACAGGTCGGCGCCGGCCTGGTCACCCCGCCCGCGTCCATCTTCCCCGCCGCCCTCGCCGCCCTCGCCGAGCGCACCCGCTCCCGCGGCGCCGGCGCCTGA
- a CDS encoding methylenetetrahydrofolate reductase C-terminal domain-containing protein: protein MTSPVETCPKRMRFGPCGGVRDDASCELDARPCPFAQEPAAVVPWDGAPAHPAHPATPGADRSRLLAAARRGPVVLTDLTVPAYDPAAVSRIAGLLAGSCDGLLVGEHQNRPDLPPVMMADLVAGAGGAPWVTLACRDRNRVVLEQELTGLAVAGVDGVLCVTGDVRAPGIRPGVTQVFDLDGTQLAALAREAGHAVAVPEAPSAAPRHVRPGRLVEKQRAGAHLAVLNHVASPADVGSFVGAARGLGLAIPVVAAVAVYTDERSARVLQRFPGLHLDGTQVEAVLGASDVREAGIEAAVREARSLLAIDGVVGVNLSGLGSSQGELAGARVKAEVGTRIREA from the coding sequence GTGACGTCCCCGGTCGAGACCTGCCCGAAGCGGATGCGCTTCGGTCCGTGCGGCGGCGTGCGCGACGACGCGTCCTGCGAGCTCGATGCCCGGCCCTGCCCCTTCGCCCAGGAGCCGGCGGCGGTGGTGCCGTGGGACGGCGCGCCGGCCCACCCGGCCCACCCGGCTACGCCGGGTGCCGACCGGAGCCGGCTGCTGGCGGCGGCGCGACGCGGCCCGGTGGTGCTGACCGACCTGACGGTGCCGGCGTACGACCCCGCCGCGGTGTCGCGGATCGCCGGGCTGCTCGCCGGGTCCTGCGACGGGCTGCTCGTCGGCGAGCACCAGAATCGGCCGGACCTCCCGCCGGTGATGATGGCGGACCTGGTCGCCGGGGCCGGGGGCGCGCCGTGGGTGACGCTCGCCTGCCGCGACCGCAACCGGGTCGTGCTGGAGCAGGAGCTCACCGGGCTCGCCGTCGCCGGGGTCGACGGCGTCCTCTGCGTCACCGGCGACGTGCGGGCGCCCGGGATCCGACCGGGGGTGACCCAGGTCTTCGACCTCGACGGCACGCAGCTGGCGGCCCTCGCCCGGGAGGCCGGGCACGCGGTCGCGGTGCCCGAGGCGCCGTCCGCCGCGCCCCGGCACGTCCGGCCGGGGCGCCTGGTGGAGAAGCAGCGGGCGGGCGCGCACCTGGCCGTGCTGAACCACGTGGCGTCGCCGGCCGACGTGGGGTCGTTCGTCGGGGCGGCCCGGGGGCTGGGGCTCGCGATCCCCGTGGTCGCCGCGGTCGCCGTCTACACCGACGAGCGGTCGGCGCGCGTGCTGCAGCGGTTCCCCGGCCTGCACCTCGACGGCACGCAGGTGGAGGCGGTGCTAGGTGCTTCGGACGTGCGGGAGGCGGGTATCGAGGCGGCAGTGCGCGAGGCGAGGTCGCTGCTCGCGATCGACGGCGTCGTGGGCGTCAACCTGTCCGGTCTCGGCTCGAGCCAGGGCGAGCTGGCCGGCGCCCGGGTGAAGGCCGAGGTCGGCACACGGATCCGGGAGGCGTGA